A region from the Falco rusticolus isolate bFalRus1 chromosome 4, bFalRus1.pri, whole genome shotgun sequence genome encodes:
- the ANKMY2 gene encoding ankyrin repeat and MYND domain-containing protein 2 isoform X2, whose translation MTPLMHAAYKGKVDMCRLLLRHGADVNCNEHEHGYTALMFAGLSGNKEITWMMLEAGAETDVVNSVGRTAAQMAAFVGQHDCVTVINNFFPRERLDYYTKPQGLDKEPKLPVKLAGPLHKIITTTNMHPVKIVLLVKENPLLAEVEALQKCYRVLDLICEKCMKQKDMNEVLAMKMHYISCIFQKCITFLKEREDKLDGFIKSLLKGRDKDGFPVYQEKLIRESIRKFPYCEATLLQQLVRSIAPVEIGSDPTAFSVLTQAITGQVGFVDAEFCTTCGGKGADKRCSVCKMVMYCNQNCQKMHWFTHKKVCKTLKEIHEKQELEAAKEKRKQEKKQKKDEAQLVEGSSTSEEQSDLGPDATKEVDTNHATDQTEEPELTKEMEALALHPGSPLESETGLADITLQKIQDSEE comes from the exons ATGACCCCGTTAATGCATGCAGCGTACAAAGGGAAAGTAGACATGTGCAGATTGCTCTTGCGACATGGAGCTGATGTTAACTGCAACGAACATGAGCATGGATATACTGCTTTAATGTTTGCTGGACTTTCAG gaaacaaagaaatcacCTGGATGATGTTagaggctggagcagagacTGATGTTGTCAACTCTGTGGGCAGGACAGCAGCTCAGATGGCTGCTTTTGTGG GTCAACATGACTGTGTGACTGTCATCAACAACTTCTTCCCACGTGAAAGGCTGGACTACTATACTAAACCACAAGGCTTAGATAAAGAACCAAAACTGCCAGTGAAATTAGCTGGGCCTCTACATAaaattattactactactaaCATGCATCCTGTTAAG ATCGTGTTGCTGGTAAAAGAGAACCCTCTATTGGCCGAAGTagaagcactgcagaaatgttaCAGGGTTCTGGATCTAATTTGTGAGAAATGTATGAAGCAGAAAGATATGAATGAAGTACTTGCTATGAAAATGCACTACATCAGTTGCATCTTCCAGAAATGCATTACGTTTCTAAAAGAGCGAGAGGATAAACTAGACGGATTTATCAAAAG TCTCTTGAAAGGAAGAGATAAAGATGGTTTCCCTGTATATCAAGAGAAGCTAATTCGAGAAAGTATCCGAAAGTTTCCTTACTGTGAAGCTACGTTGCTTCAGCAGCTCGTGAGAAGTATTGCTCCTGTTGAAATA GGTTCTGATCCTACAGCGTTTTCTGTACTTACGCAAGCTATTACTGGCCAAGTGGGTTTTGTGGATGCTGAATTCTGTACAACTTGTGGGGGAAAGGGAGCAGACAAAAGATGTTCAGTATGTAAAATG GTGATGTACTGCAACCAGAACTGCCAGAAAATGCACTGGTTTACCCACAAAAAAGTCTGCAAGACCCTGAAGGAAATTCATGAGAAACAAGAACTAGAAGctgccaaagaaaaaaggaaacaagaaaaaaagcaaaagaaag ATGAAGCGCAACTAGTAGAGGGTAGTTCTACAAGTGAAGAACAGTCAGATCTTGGCCCAGATGCTACCAAAGAAGTGGATACAAATCATGCTACTGACCAAACTGAAGAACCTGAACTTACCAAAGAGATGGAGGCACTAGCCCTGCACCCTGGAAGTCCACTGGAAAGTGAGACCGGCTTAGCTGACATCACTCTTCAAAAAATTCAAGATTCTGAGGAGTAA
- the ANKMY2 gene encoding ankyrin repeat and MYND domain-containing protein 2 isoform X1, protein MAPSRRGDLSPEEKDLLAVIATGNTEEAGRLLGSKNVRVNCLDEHGMTPLMHAAYKGKVDMCRLLLRHGADVNCNEHEHGYTALMFAGLSGNKEITWMMLEAGAETDVVNSVGRTAAQMAAFVGQHDCVTVINNFFPRERLDYYTKPQGLDKEPKLPVKLAGPLHKIITTTNMHPVKIVLLVKENPLLAEVEALQKCYRVLDLICEKCMKQKDMNEVLAMKMHYISCIFQKCITFLKEREDKLDGFIKSLLKGRDKDGFPVYQEKLIRESIRKFPYCEATLLQQLVRSIAPVEIGSDPTAFSVLTQAITGQVGFVDAEFCTTCGGKGADKRCSVCKMVMYCNQNCQKMHWFTHKKVCKTLKEIHEKQELEAAKEKRKQEKKQKKDEAQLVEGSSTSEEQSDLGPDATKEVDTNHATDQTEEPELTKEMEALALHPGSPLESETGLADITLQKIQDSEE, encoded by the exons gaaaCACCGAGGAAGCTGGAAGGCTACTGGGCAGCAAGAATGTCCGTGTCAATTGCTTGGATGAG CATGGCATGACCCCGTTAATGCATGCAGCGTACAAAGGGAAAGTAGACATGTGCAGATTGCTCTTGCGACATGGAGCTGATGTTAACTGCAACGAACATGAGCATGGATATACTGCTTTAATGTTTGCTGGACTTTCAG gaaacaaagaaatcacCTGGATGATGTTagaggctggagcagagacTGATGTTGTCAACTCTGTGGGCAGGACAGCAGCTCAGATGGCTGCTTTTGTGG GTCAACATGACTGTGTGACTGTCATCAACAACTTCTTCCCACGTGAAAGGCTGGACTACTATACTAAACCACAAGGCTTAGATAAAGAACCAAAACTGCCAGTGAAATTAGCTGGGCCTCTACATAaaattattactactactaaCATGCATCCTGTTAAG ATCGTGTTGCTGGTAAAAGAGAACCCTCTATTGGCCGAAGTagaagcactgcagaaatgttaCAGGGTTCTGGATCTAATTTGTGAGAAATGTATGAAGCAGAAAGATATGAATGAAGTACTTGCTATGAAAATGCACTACATCAGTTGCATCTTCCAGAAATGCATTACGTTTCTAAAAGAGCGAGAGGATAAACTAGACGGATTTATCAAAAG TCTCTTGAAAGGAAGAGATAAAGATGGTTTCCCTGTATATCAAGAGAAGCTAATTCGAGAAAGTATCCGAAAGTTTCCTTACTGTGAAGCTACGTTGCTTCAGCAGCTCGTGAGAAGTATTGCTCCTGTTGAAATA GGTTCTGATCCTACAGCGTTTTCTGTACTTACGCAAGCTATTACTGGCCAAGTGGGTTTTGTGGATGCTGAATTCTGTACAACTTGTGGGGGAAAGGGAGCAGACAAAAGATGTTCAGTATGTAAAATG GTGATGTACTGCAACCAGAACTGCCAGAAAATGCACTGGTTTACCCACAAAAAAGTCTGCAAGACCCTGAAGGAAATTCATGAGAAACAAGAACTAGAAGctgccaaagaaaaaaggaaacaagaaaaaaagcaaaagaaag ATGAAGCGCAACTAGTAGAGGGTAGTTCTACAAGTGAAGAACAGTCAGATCTTGGCCCAGATGCTACCAAAGAAGTGGATACAAATCATGCTACTGACCAAACTGAAGAACCTGAACTTACCAAAGAGATGGAGGCACTAGCCCTGCACCCTGGAAGTCCACTGGAAAGTGAGACCGGCTTAGCTGACATCACTCTTCAAAAAATTCAAGATTCTGAGGAGTAA